From Flavipsychrobacter sp., a single genomic window includes:
- the carA gene encoding glutamine-hydrolyzing carbamoyl-phosphate synthase small subunit: MSTRELEKSPAWLLLEDGTLFKGVSFGAKGTTGGEICFNTGMTGYQEVFTDPSYTGQVLIMNNIYVGNYGVKNEDVESDSVKIKGLICKNISDRFSRMTADGSLQDYLEANKIVAIQDVDTRVLVQHIRSKGAMNCVISSEYSELADLQAALAKVPSMNGLELSSTISTKEAYTIGDESSDVKIAVLDLGVKQHILKCLADRGAFLKVFPAKTSYSDMKAFGPNGVFISNGPGDPAVMDYAVDTVKEAMADNQPLFGICLGHQILARANGVSTFKMHHGHRGLNHPVMNLQTGRSEITTQNHGFGVDPESIKSSTTVEVTHKNLNDDSIEGIKVVGKPAFSVQYHPESTPGPQDSRYLFDDFIELIKSHN; encoded by the coding sequence ATGTCTACAAGAGAATTAGAAAAAAGTCCGGCTTGGTTATTATTAGAAGATGGCACACTATTTAAAGGTGTATCGTTTGGTGCAAAAGGTACTACCGGTGGTGAGATTTGCTTCAATACAGGTATGACCGGGTATCAGGAAGTGTTTACTGACCCTTCTTATACAGGTCAGGTATTGATAATGAATAACATATATGTAGGTAACTACGGTGTTAAAAATGAAGATGTAGAAAGTGATTCTGTGAAGATCAAAGGCTTGATATGTAAGAATATATCAGACCGTTTTAGCAGAATGACAGCTGATGGTAGTCTACAGGACTATTTGGAAGCGAACAAGATAGTTGCCATACAGGATGTTGATACCAGAGTTTTGGTGCAGCATATAAGAAGTAAGGGTGCGATGAACTGTGTGATCAGTTCGGAGTATAGCGAGCTGGCAGACCTTCAGGCTGCATTGGCTAAGGTGCCTAGTATGAATGGTTTGGAATTGTCTTCTACCATATCTACTAAAGAGGCTTATACAATAGGAGACGAGTCTTCTGACGTGAAGATAGCAGTACTGGATCTTGGTGTAAAACAGCATATTTTAAAGTGTTTAGCTGATAGAGGTGCCTTCTTGAAGGTTTTTCCTGCCAAAACCAGCTATAGCGATATGAAGGCTTTTGGCCCTAATGGTGTGTTTATCTCTAACGGTCCTGGCGACCCAGCTGTGATGGACTATGCCGTAGATACTGTAAAAGAGGCAATGGCGGATAACCAACCTTTGTTTGGTATTTGCCTTGGTCATCAGATATTAGCCAGAGCTAACGGGGTAAGCACCTTTAAGATGCACCATGGCCATAGAGGGCTGAACCACCCTGTAATGAATTTGCAAACAGGAAGGTCAGAGATCACGACACAGAATCACGGTTTTGGTGTAGATCCTGAATCTATCAAGAGTTCTACTACTGTTGAGGTGACCCATAAGAACTTGAACGACGATTCGATAGAGGGTATTAAAGTGGTAGGTAAGCCAGCGTTCTCGGTGCAGTACCACCCTGAAAGTACTCCTGGTCCTCAGGATTCGAGATATCTATTCGATGATTTTATCGAATTGATTAAGTCTCATAACTAA